A single window of Micrococcaceae bacterium Sec5.1 DNA harbors:
- a CDS encoding DUF3151 domain-containing protein, whose amino-acid sequence MSDEFRKNLMGPEPTLLPAETEVYQHLALGKEALDLVEKNPTSSLLWAILAEEAWAEGRTIDSYAYARVGYHRGLDSLRRNGWRGVGPIPWEHEPNQGFLRALYALGRAAAAIGEPEEPERIEKFLNDSDPKAKAAIEAS is encoded by the coding sequence ATGTCCGACGAATTCCGGAAGAACCTGATGGGGCCGGAGCCCACGCTCCTGCCCGCCGAAACCGAGGTCTACCAGCACCTGGCTCTCGGCAAGGAAGCGCTGGACCTCGTGGAGAAGAACCCCACGTCGTCTCTTCTCTGGGCAATCCTCGCCGAGGAAGCCTGGGCCGAGGGCCGGACCATCGACTCCTACGCCTACGCCCGCGTGGGCTACCACCGGGGACTGGACTCACTGCGCCGCAACGGATGGCGCGGTGTGGGACCGATCCCGTGGGAGCACGAGCCCAACCAGGGCTTCCTGCGCGCGCTCTACGCACTGGGTCGTGCCGCCGCTGCCATCGGCGAACCCGAAGAGCCCGAGCGGATCGAGAAGTTCCTGAACGACTCAGACCCGAAGGCCAAGGCAGCGATCGAGGCCAGCTAA
- a CDS encoding uracil-DNA glycosylase, protein MQELATESPEEILWNRRYEPHIAEVNELCDSIKEQKPGSEVLYIDPAHSMDDCRIVSLFSNQRTNSGEGFINPGDEEAATRMLGMQWQLGLRPELMMPWNAYPWIEPNEEPGKLTPANITEGLKPLLRLLAILPRTSALVAHGNEAHRLADQLMKAAPASIARRGFKTFKVRSLGGRSFAGTPARQQEYLDAIHGAYAEAMARTGIPRKA, encoded by the coding sequence ATGCAAGAACTGGCGACTGAATCACCCGAAGAAATCCTCTGGAACCGCCGCTACGAACCGCACATCGCCGAGGTCAACGAGCTGTGCGACTCCATCAAGGAGCAGAAGCCGGGCAGCGAGGTCCTCTACATCGACCCCGCCCACAGCATGGATGACTGCCGCATCGTCAGCCTTTTCTCCAATCAGCGCACCAACTCCGGCGAAGGTTTCATCAACCCGGGTGACGAAGAAGCAGCCACCCGCATGCTCGGCATGCAGTGGCAGCTGGGTCTCCGCCCGGAGCTCATGATGCCGTGGAACGCGTACCCGTGGATCGAGCCCAACGAGGAACCGGGCAAGCTGACGCCGGCCAACATCACCGAAGGCCTGAAGCCGCTCCTGCGCTTGCTCGCGATCCTGCCGCGCACCTCCGCCCTTGTGGCACACGGCAATGAAGCACACCGCCTTGCTGACCAATTGATGAAGGCCGCTCCTGCCAGCATCGCCCGCCGCGGTTTCAAGACCTTCAAGGTCCGTTCCCTGGGTGGCCGCTCCTTCGCAGGCACACCCGCGCGCCAGCAGGAATACCTGGACGCCATCCACGGCGCCTATGCCGAGGCAATGGCGCGCACGGGCATCCCGCGCAAGGCTTAG